From Anaerohalosphaera lusitana, one genomic window encodes:
- the cas2 gene encoding CRISPR-associated endonuclease Cas2, with translation MMVLVAYDVNTETKAGRGRLRHVAKLCENRGQRVQNSVFECLVDPAQWVELRQALVGVIAEDTDSLRFYFLGKNWKRRVEHVGAKPGYDPQGPMIV, from the coding sequence ATGATGGTTCTGGTGGCTTATGATGTCAATACTGAGACAAAGGCGGGACGGGGTCGTTTGAGGCACGTTGCGAAGCTCTGTGAAAATCGTGGTCAGCGTGTGCAGAATTCGGTGTTTGAATGCCTTGTTGATCCCGCTCAATGGGTCGAATTGCGTCAGGCTCTTGTCGGCGTAATTGCAGAGGATACCGATAGCCTGCGGTTCTATTTTCTTGGCAAGAATTGGAAAAGACGTGTCGAGCATGTCGGGGCCAAGCCTGGATATGATCCACAGGGGCCAATGATAGTCTGA
- the cas1c gene encoding type I-C CRISPR-associated endonuclease Cas1c — translation MKQLLNTLFVTTQGAYLSKKGDTVVVNVEHKPVLRVPVHNIGSIICFGNVMCSPFLMGLCGKQNVTLSFLTENGRFLARVHGPVNGNVLLRKEQFRRSDDLNASARIAQTMVTAKIANSRIVLLRHLRDSCSIEGVNIIRNAVENMMEHLQTLQDECSLDTVRGVEGMAANAYFDCFDHLMTANKDAFVFATRSRRPPLDNVNALLSFVYTLLVRDVESALESAGLDPAVGFLHRDRPGRPSLALDVMEELRAYLADRFVLSLINRQQVRPSGFTRTESGAVMMDDQTRKALLVAWQKRKQEEIMHPFLKEKISLGLLPHAQAMLLARYLRGELEGYPPFLWR, via the coding sequence ATGAAGCAATTGTTAAATACGCTTTTTGTGACTACGCAGGGGGCATATCTTTCCAAGAAGGGCGATACGGTTGTCGTTAATGTCGAACACAAGCCGGTTCTGAGAGTGCCCGTTCACAATATCGGATCCATCATATGTTTCGGTAACGTAATGTGCAGTCCCTTCCTGATGGGATTATGCGGGAAACAAAATGTGACACTTTCATTTCTTACAGAAAACGGTCGTTTCCTTGCTCGTGTACATGGGCCGGTAAATGGGAATGTACTGTTGCGTAAAGAGCAGTTTCGCAGGTCCGACGACTTGAATGCCAGTGCCCGTATCGCTCAAACAATGGTAACCGCGAAAATCGCCAACAGCAGAATAGTGCTGCTGCGACACCTTCGTGATAGCTGCAGTATTGAAGGTGTTAACATTATTCGTAACGCTGTTGAAAATATGATGGAGCATCTGCAGACCTTGCAGGATGAATGCTCTCTGGATACAGTCAGGGGTGTCGAAGGCATGGCAGCGAATGCATATTTTGACTGCTTTGATCATCTTATGACGGCGAACAAGGATGCGTTTGTCTTTGCGACCCGCAGCCGTCGGCCACCTCTTGACAACGTAAATGCTTTGCTCTCATTCGTCTATACTTTGCTGGTGCGTGACGTTGAATCGGCCCTGGAAAGTGCGGGGCTGGACCCTGCAGTGGGCTTTCTTCATCGGGACAGACCCGGCCGTCCCAGTCTGGCTTTGGATGTAATGGAGGAATTGCGTGCGTACCTGGCGGATCGCTTTGTTCTTTCGCTGATCAACCGTCAGCAGGTCAGGCCTTCGGGCTTTACCAGAACCGAATCCGGTGCGGTTATGATGGATGATCAGACTCGTAAGGCACTGCTGGTCGCCTGGCAGAAACGAAAACAGGAAGAAATAATGCACCCATTTCTTAAAGAAAAAATCTCGCTGGGATTGCTCCCTCATGCACAGGCAATGTTGCTTGCCCGTTATCTGCGGGGAGAGTTGGAAGGATATCCGCCGTTTCTTTGGAGATGA
- the cas7c gene encoding type I-C CRISPR-associated protein Cas7/Csd2: MSNPIENRYEFVYLFDVENGNPNGDPDAGNMPRIDPETSYGIVTDVCLKRKIRNFVEIAHDDKAPNCIYVKERAILASQQAKAYEALKLKNDKKNGDGIAQARRWMCQNFYDVRTFGAVMSLQNYNCGQVRGPVQINFGRSIDAIAPRDLSITRMAVATEKEAKSQGGDNRTMGRKSIVPYALYRTEGYVSACLAEKTGFGEDDLELLWNSLVNMFDHDRSAARGKMCPRKLIVFKHDSKLGNAPAHKLFETVDVKPCEGNPPRGWDDYEDGLSCPPSGSLDGFNGVEVMHIL; the protein is encoded by the coding sequence ATGTCTAATCCAATCGAAAATCGGTATGAATTCGTATATCTCTTCGACGTTGAAAACGGCAATCCCAACGGCGACCCGGACGCAGGCAACATGCCCCGGATCGACCCCGAGACCAGCTACGGCATCGTTACGGACGTTTGTCTCAAACGTAAGATTCGCAATTTTGTTGAGATCGCACACGACGACAAAGCACCCAATTGCATATACGTGAAAGAGAGGGCTATTCTTGCCAGTCAGCAGGCAAAAGCTTACGAGGCTCTCAAGCTCAAGAACGATAAGAAAAACGGTGACGGAATTGCTCAAGCACGACGGTGGATGTGTCAGAATTTTTATGATGTTCGTACATTCGGTGCCGTAATGAGCCTACAAAATTACAACTGCGGTCAGGTTCGAGGCCCTGTGCAGATTAACTTCGGACGGAGCATAGACGCTATCGCCCCAAGGGATCTTTCGATAACACGCATGGCTGTCGCCACCGAAAAAGAAGCTAAGTCTCAGGGCGGTGACAACAGGACGATGGGGCGCAAATCCATTGTTCCATATGCTCTCTATCGCACTGAGGGATATGTTTCAGCATGCCTGGCGGAAAAGACAGGCTTTGGTGAGGATGATCTGGAGCTGCTCTGGAACTCTCTTGTCAATATGTTCGACCACGATAGATCCGCAGCACGGGGCAAGATGTGTCCGCGGAAGCTGATTGTTTTCAAGCACGACAGCAAACTCGGCAACGCCCCCGCACACAAGCTGTTTGAAACGGTCGATGTCAAACCGTGCGAAGGCAACCCGCCTCGTGGTTGGGACGATTACGAGGATGGTCTGTCATGTCCGCCTAGCGGCTCGCTGGACGGTTTTAACGGCGTCGAAGTTATGCACATACTTTGA
- the cas4 gene encoding CRISPR-associated protein Cas4, which produces MYSEDELISISALQHYAFCPRQCGLIHIEQTWLENMFTAKGRVLHEKVHESDNEVRSDLRIVRGLRIRSLRIGLVGQSDVVEFLRSETGIVLPGTEGLWQPFPVEYKRGKPKTDSSDSIQLCAQAMCLEEMLNVSIEKAAVFYGRPRKRFEVDVTDELREETVTVLKAIRTMLTTGQTPKAKYSRKCKSCSLYARCMPRTTGISKRIGAYISKAYEDPEEVPD; this is translated from the coding sequence ATGTACTCCGAAGACGAGCTTATTTCGATCTCGGCATTGCAGCATTATGCGTTTTGTCCGCGTCAGTGCGGCCTTATACACATAGAGCAGACCTGGCTGGAAAATATGTTCACTGCTAAGGGACGTGTGCTGCATGAAAAAGTTCACGAAAGTGACAACGAAGTCCGGTCAGATTTGCGGATCGTACGCGGCCTGCGAATAAGGTCGCTTCGCATTGGTCTTGTCGGTCAGTCGGATGTCGTGGAGTTTCTTCGAAGCGAAACGGGAATTGTGCTGCCGGGAACAGAAGGTCTCTGGCAGCCTTTTCCGGTTGAATACAAGCGCGGCAAGCCAAAAACTGATTCATCCGACAGCATTCAGCTTTGTGCACAGGCTATGTGTCTGGAAGAAATGCTGAACGTTAGTATCGAAAAAGCGGCAGTATTTTACGGCAGACCTCGCAAACGGTTTGAAGTCGATGTGACAGACGAGCTGCGAGAGGAGACGGTGACTGTACTTAAGGCAATTCGTACTATGCTGACGACAGGGCAGACGCCAAAGGCCAAATACAGCCGAAAATGTAAAAGTTGTTCGCTTTACGCTCGCTGTATGCCCAGAACCACAGGCATTAGTAAACGCATTGGTGCATATATCAGCAAAGCTTATGAGGATCCAGAGGAGGTGCCGGACTGA